The window acagCAAAGAAACGGATTTTATTATAGACTAATCTTTCTAGAGCagaaatgatgaattttttataaatcttaggAAAGTCTAAATCTAAGCTTAGGAAAGTACAAATCAAGTTTTCTCGTCGCTAGTTAAACATTTTTGGacagaataaagtttttttcccACCTTAACTATAATACAAACTTCTGGccatattaaaaatgaagtaacaacTCATTTATGATTACATTTACAAGTAGTTGTAACATCCTCTTAACACCTagcgagtaaaaaaaaaagaatttttattttattttttttaatatatgttatgcAATATCTTTGAcattaattaactgattttgatcatttttatttaaatcgaagATTATACTTTTGCAGTAATTCCATATTAATTGtaaccttagaaaaataataaaaagctgaaTGGCTCGACATCCTTCGCCACTGACCGCGCGCACCGTACTGGAGCGCAGTCAAGACTGTCTAGTCTTGTTCTCTGAATGACTAGGATATTAATCAACagtctatattatttttgtttagtctctgtggaaatattcatggtatttctttctcaatttttcttccttaaagattcttttttttcttggtaCTTTCCTCAAAAAATCCATGTAAATAGTAAACCTAcctttaatatgtatgtataaaatggtgaaaaagtgtattattgctaattgcaaaattataatatttgtgttatgcaataataaattcttattttgcaGTATTCAATAAATAGTCATACAACAAGCTCCTAACATCGTTTAGTAGGCCTACccatattttaatgatataataatatatatattaaatacagcgtgagcaacataaaaccgaacccataatgaaaccgctactaTTATATcactatatatagtatatattatatcactagagaccggattatatgcaacataaaaaggctgaaatatgtatgaaaaatacttaaattatacctgaaaagtgtcaaaatatgcaactttgaataataaaaaaagtagtaatttttagttatttcaacATCAGCATACTATTAGTAAgtataacatatcgataaattcgataattaacaattatttaacattttgttatttttgtaatcgtAAACAACCAGGTACTGTTTCAAATGTTCGGTAATAAGATTGTGTTttcgatcactcaaaatatttttataggtgGAAAGGATCGTTCCATGaacagtatttgaatttgggtgctgTGTTAGCATTTcttgtttctggcaaaagttcatTCGTCCCACTAATAAAACTATCGATTTGACACAaagaatttcaataattacttttagccatgattaaaaatttctttcaaagtcACCTAAAAACCTCTGAAATAAAGTGTCAcgtctgaaaatgttttaaataatgaacaaactgaacatatgcttgcttttatgtttaatttatgaaaatctgatattccattttcaaatttGACTGCAgataaaatttgattagttttCTGTTAGTTATTAcctcagcattttttttattatcttggaaacatttagtaaatttatatgccttatcacatttattttcaccttctgaaaaaataagaaaatactatTAATGATCCACTTTTACTAATTTCCTTTTGTCAATAAACAGTATAGTATAATGACAAGAAAATagtcaaatataaaatagatataattttaactttattacttttcGATTAAACATGACATTTTCCatatttcaataagaaattttaataagatgTAGGTctgttgttaacaaaaaaaagcacttaaaactaaaaagtaaaaacaatagtttttaatttctggGCTGATTTCaaataagaagattaaaattaaaaggatatttGAAAGagtaccatatttattttttgcgttttacttttcataaacttatttttatttaaaacatggaCAAAATCTTGTTAAGATCTATACAGCCAGTGTCCTTTTAGTCCTTTTAGAATTTCGCGCGCGAAACATTGCTGGTActacctgctgccgctagatgtggctaacagtactctttgtgaatcagtgttccaacagctgtgacggtgagaggctgcattgttgactttcatgtggttgtgtaacgttgtgttttactgcttcggcgaagttctaaatggcagattttaaagagcaaagaacctgcatcaaattttgcttcatgcttaaaaaaactggtgcacaaacccatcgcatgcttgtggaagcatttggtgacaatgctatgagaaaaagtaaaacctttttgtggtacaaacgattcaaagatggacgaacgacagtcgatgacgatgatcgctcaggaagaccatcaacaagcgcaacaccgtaAAACATCGTGAAAGTGCGAGAGGCctttgttgcagatcgtagacaatcaatccatgatgtttgtacAATCATACAAGtatcatatgggtccgtgcaacgcatcttgtcggacaatttgatcatgagacgcattgctgcaaaatccCTACCGaaactgttgaacagcgaccagaaacaaaatcgcgtagctgtctgtagtgaattgaaaaattcagcaagagatgaccctaacttcatctccaacatcataaccggtgatgagacatgggtgtacgggtatgaccctgaaactaagcagtaGTTGTCGCAGTGGAAGttgccaagttcaccgcggccaaaaaaagcacgccaagttcgtagcaacgtgaagtccatgatgattgtttttttggaaatcaaaggcattatccataaggaatttgttcctcttggtcaaactgtcaatgagatgttttattgtgaagttttgaagcggttacgtgaaagcattaggtgcaaacattcagatctgtggggtaacaacagctgggttctgcaccatggcaacgcgcccgcgcacacatcgctagccgttcggaatttctcgGCTTCCAAAAAGActgtagtgattccccacccaccctattcacctGACCTTGCCCCGTATGACTTTTTCtcttttcgaaaataaaatttcaattgaaaagccgtcgttttaacacagttgaggagattcaggaagaaacgcagaacgtgcttcgaacacttcaCCTGCAGACTTGAAGGGATgtatggaatcatgggaaaaacgctgagatcactgtatcaatgcccaagcgGATAACTTTGAatgagacagtggaaattataagttattgtaagctattttatttttatggtaaaattccccgaacttttgggtagcaccttgtaTATGTATGCAACAACCATAATAGTTCTAAACAATTTGCATGACTCGCAAATCACTCCTGAAAACAACATAGACATTCtcataaataataagtaaatataccCTAGTTGACTTGCTAGGAAAAGCCAAGTCATTTTTAATTAGCAGAATATACTGCTAATTCTTGATATTCATCTCAAGAAGTAATATCCTCACTTTGTTCTCCAAAAGAATACACTAAATAGTGAACAGCAGAGAAATTAACTCTGGACAGGTGCCTCTtacagtagttaaaaaatataatattcaaccaACCTTTTTTGATACTGATATCTAAATTTTTAGTGTACTTCTAACATGACAAGATTTAGGCactgattttgtaatatttcgCATAGTTAACAATCACAAGAAAGACTGGTTAAAATGTAAATCGAACAAACCTTCTGTTATGTAACATTATACACACTGCTTCATTGTGATAAAGGAACTTGTATAATGTCAAATATTGTTGTAGCTTGTATTGTCAAACAGTATTACGTACATCATTtgcaataagaaaataatttagaacaaatatacatttgaaaatatacattaattaaaaagtataatattctaccaaccttttttgatgcaattttctaaatttgttgtaataatattaacaaaacgaGATTTAGGCATtgagtttgtaatattttgaaacttcTGTTTGTTATAATTGGCATTTTCATccatctgaaaatattttaattcaatgaattttgataaatttttttttttactaacatcaTTAAcaaacaaagacaaaaaaatgaaactgcacagaaaaattaaattgcctTCAGTATTATTTCTAAACTAGCATAAACAGGTGAGAAAGGTTACAACAACCCATAAgggtaaaaaatatgaaaaaattattaaatgttaatagagaataaatattgttaaataatttcattagtaatagtaattttgttataataagtaTTCAGAATGCCCTTCATTTGCAAGTATAGAAGcataaatgtatttttccatGTTACCAACCACTGTATTCATGCTTGCCAttactaatattgaatatttcaattttaatgtttcattcgaGTTGATTACTTGTATAAGACTTATTTCTgaacatgttttcttttaaataatcccAAAAAAAAACTCCTTGGATGACAAATATGGCAACTAGGTGACCAAAGAACTTGTTTAGTTACTTGTTATGTGGGCTATTGCAACTAGCAGTTTTATTAATCTTGTAGCATTGTTATGATGTCAGTTATAATCTGCTGGTAGCATTCGGATGTTAtgtttgtgaaaaatattgtacCCACTATTCTCAAGTAAGATATTGTACACCAAACTCCGATCTTTTCTGAATATAATGTAGTCTCATGAAAAACATGAGAATTTTCTACACTGCAATATGTTTAAATAGCCACTTAGATGAAAACATGGTTCGTTACTACAGAAACTTTTATCTAAGAACTGGATATTGTGAACAAAACGCATGAATCATTTGTAATAATTGAGTCTTTTTCCATAATCAAGTTCTTGCAATTTGCACGATGTGAATATGAACAGTATGGATTTCGATCTGCTGAGCCTACTTCTTGACTTTTGAAGTGATCATTGAAAGGATGTATTGACATGttctaaagatttattatttaaaactgttggttggcagaactgttttcattcatCTACAATAAAATGAGTGATTACGGGTAAAATGGTTAACTTATTGGGGGTATTTGATCAAGTAAAAGCTATACCAATGATTCCTATGATTACCAATGATTGAAGAAAGTAAGCAAGTGCTATACTTctatagaagaaaataatttcttggaatgtagaaaacattttaatagaatGGATTAACCAAATTAGCTTATGTAGTTCTTTTCAGAAAACTATCACTGCAGATGTACTTGCAACTTTTCAATTATAAAGCAACAGTTAGATGAAACTGAAGGTGTGTTAGCTAGCAAAGGATGGTTTGATTGATTTAACTGAGTCAGTTTGTACAGCATTAAGTACTTAGTAATAGATTTTTCAGTCACTGAAAACCATACTTATATCCCAGTTAAAGTAACAGATGAAAGTGAATACCCAGCTTCTTTGATATTCAGTGTTGAAGAAACAGGCCTTCACTAGCATCATGCAGCCACAGAATAATACAAAATCTCTGGTTCCAACACCATGAGAGATTGTGCAACCATGTTTTTATGCAACACAGATCAATCAATTTGTCTATATAaagtactgtaatttaatttcatcatgAAAATTCATTGAATGACAAAGTTTCTGTAATCATGAATGTAGTGCTAAAAGTTATATGAGTAATagtaagttatatatttaatagttttatgagtaattaattcttttacttttaaattttttgaatatatttcatgtgtatcaatatttttttggtgaaacaaagtgtaataatatttaaaaaaatttttttaatttttaaaagcttgctttatactttttagtcatactttaatcaaattattatcatacattgcatgagtttaattagtaggttaactTGAATTTCAAAACATAACATCATACAGtaaaatttctgatatatttataaaatatcaaacaaattttcaatcatttactataacaaaataaagaaagagagaTGATTTTCACCTGAGGACAAACATGATACTGCCAGGAGCTGTATGAACatacggagccgagtgaatcatACAGAGCTGTGTGAATGGTACGGAGCCAAGTGAGTCGTCAGGAGctgtctcaacatactgcccaccaaaaatcattatttatatatatgagtgtTGACAAAGTGTTGTCAAATTCAAAACCACAAAAACTTCCATACCAAACTTctgtaagtttttgtaattttttttgcatcacaTGGCTATCGGATgtgtcatctgcgaccccaaaatCCTGGCATAGCTGTTTTGCAGTTTTTtaacccgcacccttaatttacttcTGTACAggagatgtttgcaaaagtaatggtggaatattgtattgtcacccgaccttagtaacagtgcaaaatttcatcaataggcagtgtcaggaagtatgtaaattattacacctgcacccttaatttacccccgtatggggaatgtttgcaaaagtaatggtggaatattgcattgtcacctgaccttagtaacttgtgcaaaatttcataaatcagcAATGTCAGAAAGCGTGTTATTAAATTAAAGGtgcaagatttgagaacaaaaatgaaaaaaaattgaaaaaacactGTGAGTTAAAACaaagcaagtaaaaattattgcaaatttaaattgaaatttatggatgataatgaaagtacaagttttaagtttattatatgtTTGTTTAGTCAGAATATCctaaagagtaaaaattaatttaggttaCTGATATCAGATGTTAGGCCCTAGTCACTAATAAATGTCAGTAACATTCAGTAAACTGTATCGTTTACTGTTTAACTTTGGTTATCTAAGATACTTTATTCAATATGGTTCCAGCCATTGGCATTTTATCTTTACttggcatttttaatttttatttgtaacgcTGTAGAATGTTACAGAATACTTGAGATATTCCATATATTAGGAAATCAGgttgtgaattttattaaaaatattgtaattaacaactgtaattatgaattttcaaatagttattattttaataattaccaatCCAAATTCTTGCAAAATACACAATATGTAACATTTTGAATCTTCAGATGGTGGCAACAATGAACTGTTATCGTGATATAAGGCCTCCAATGCCATTgctaaaaccaaaacaaaaaataatacaaaatattcaatccaaatgtaaaaaagagattaaatcaaacaatgtgaaattttaaatgttttacctgctgtcttatgaaaatttttcattctacATCATTTCTCTGATCCAATTAAGTATCTGCTTACCTTCTTGTTAccgtaataccttacggtggtttcggaggctaaacagaaaaataacgaTCTAACGGAATTGcaaattcaactttatttttaggCTTATCCTGTTCGATTATTTCACCGTTCGATATTTTCTCAACAAATTTGGTGATCGgtttggaaatatatttaaacttcgCATACATTGTTCTCTTTCAGTCAAGCCGAGCATGTTTTCTATTTATGCTTTTTCGAATCTCTGTGATCCCCTCGGCAATTAGTTTATAATCCTACATCGTGGACATAacgaaatataatgaaatatactaGAATATCTATCACATATGTACGTGATAAAGGGCGGAAGCGGACCTGTTAGCGCTAGCAAAAATGTAAGCGGACCCGCTAACGGAAGCGTATAGGATAACGAGTTCACTAGTGGGCGGACGTTTCCAAAAGCATGTAGGCAAGCGCGTAGGCTTTTCTAGGCTTTTTTAAACCATATTACCTGTTTATacaaatgtattgtttaaaaataataggaaagGACATAGTAGCtactaaatatttacaaattgtatgtattcaaattttcttattaaaattaaattttattaaataactgtatagtagtaatttactttttgttgtataaaggcagttatacttatttaaatgaaattataccgAGTATTATTTAATTTGGGTGATTTATGATGTGACAATCAATTATTAAACGTGACGATGCATTGGCATCCATCCTTACtccacatttatttttaagatgtacTCCTTGAGATATCCAAGTGTTATGGAACCATCAGTTGTAAGAGAGGTTTCTTTGTAGATCCAGATTTAATTTTGcatgctacatatatatatattttgtaaataattatcattcaTTTTGTATTACATAGAAGAAGTAACCTTATACagtctttctttaaaaattctcatttactattttcattaaaaaacatttaatattaacattacagATACATTCATCACTGTTGGTTGTAGTTGGTAATCATATTCAAACCgttatttcttataaaagaaaaaaaacaattgcaaatACTTTAAACAGTAAAACCTTGTTTATCTGTTATTCATCTAATCAATCTTCATTAATCATTTGTGTCTTAAATATAAACCTAGCACATGTGATTGCCAACTTCTATAATGTGTACCATTCAAGTTACTGAACACTTGAATATTACTCTCTCTGTATTAAGTCATACATTTACTGATTATTTTGAATCTTGATAATTTGCGTAACAATTATGGTGAAAAGTTACAGGTTCTATTACCAAATCATCTTTTCTATTaatctacataatttaatttcattaaataaattcatgaagtgtgatcaggaagttaaattattaattgctaGAGCAAAGGAAGTATTCACCAAACTGAGGAGAGTGCTatgtagcaaactagatctgTGACTAAAGAAAAAAC of the Lycorma delicatula isolate Av1 chromosome 10, ASM4794821v1, whole genome shotgun sequence genome contains:
- the LOC142331821 gene encoding uncharacterized protein LOC142331821 isoform X1; this translates as MDRSFTVIIFFQIFTIIIICSTTNISAEGENPYESTKSIKLVFVNATKRCTAKLNILPAMALEALYHDNSSLLPPSEDSKCYILCILQEFGLMDENANYNKQKFQNITNSMPKSRFVNIITTNLENCIKKEGENKCDKAYKFTKCFQDNKKNAEKDEKGQRKSHHKTLLL
- the LOC142331821 gene encoding uncharacterized protein LOC142331821 isoform X2 — translated: MDRSFTVIIFFQIFTIIIICSTTNISAEGENPYESTKSIKLVFVNATKRCTAKLNILPAMALEALYHDNSSLLPPSEDSKCYILCILQEFGLMDENANYNKQKFQNITNSMPKSRFVNIITTNLENCIKKERRERTKKKSS